Proteins found in one Tamandua tetradactyla isolate mTamTet1 chromosome 3, mTamTet1.pri, whole genome shotgun sequence genomic segment:
- the TRIB2 gene encoding tribbles homolog 2, which yields MNIHRSTPIAIARYGRPRNKTQDFEELSSVRPAEPSPSFCPNLGSPSPPETPNLAHCVSCIGKYLLLEPLEGDHVFRAVHLHSGEELVCKVFDISCYQESLAPCFCLSAHSNINQITEILLGESKAYVFFERSYGDMHSFVRTCKKLREEEAARLFYQIASAVAHCHDGGLVLRDLKLRKFIFKDEERTRVQLESLEDACILRGDDDSLSDKHGCPAYVSPEILNTSGSYSGKAADVWSLGVMLYTMLVGRYPFHDMEPSSLFSKIRRGQFSIPDALSPKAKCLIRSILRREPSERLTSQEILDHPWFSADFSVSGSGYGAKETSDQLVPDVNMEENLDPFFH from the exons ATGAACATACACAGGTCCACCCCCATCGCGATCGCACGGTATGGGAGACCGCGGAACAAAACCCAGGATTTCGAGGAGCTGTCGTCTGTGAGGCCCGCCGAGCCCAGCCCGAGCTTCTGCCCGAACCTTGGCTCTCCCAGCCCGCCCGAGACTCCGAACTTGGCGCATTGCGTTTCTTGTATAGGGAAATACTTATTGTTGGAGCCTTTGGAGGGGGACCACGTTTTCCGCGCGGTGCATTTGCACAGTGGAGAGGAGCTAGTGTGCAAG GTGTTCGACATCAGCTGCTACCAGGAGTCGCTCGCCCCTTGCTTCTGCCTGTCTGCACACAGCAACATCAACCAGATAACCGAGATCCTGCTAGGGGAGAGCAAGGCCTATGTGTTCTTCGAGCGGAGCTATGGGGACATGCATTCCTTCGTGCGCACCTGTAAGAagctgagggaggaggaggcgGCACGACTGTTCTACCAGATTGCCTCGGCCGTGGCCCACTGCCACGACGGCGGTCTGGTGCTGCGCGACCTCAAGCTGCGCAAGTTCATCTTCAAGGACGAAGAGAG GACCCGGGTGCAGCTGGAGAGCCTGGAGGACGCCTGCATCCTGCGGGGAGACGACGACTCCCTGTCCGACAAGCACGGCTGCCCGGCCTACGTGAGCCCCGAGATCCTCAACACCAGCGGCAGCTACTCGGGCAAGGCGGCCGATGTGTGGAGCCTGGGCGTCATGCTGTATACCATGCTGGTGGGCCGTTACCCCTTCCACGACATGGAGCCCAGCTCCCTGTTCAGCAAGATCCGTCGCGGCCAGTTCAGCATCCCCGACGCGCTGTCGCCCAAGGCCAAGTGCCTCATCCGCAGCATCCTGCGGCGGGAGCCCTCAGAGCGGCTCACCTCGCAGGAGATCCTGGACCACCCGTGGTTCTCTGCAGATTTCAGCGTCTCCGGCTCTGGCTACGGTGCTAAGGAGACGTCCGACCAGCTGGTGCCAGACGTCAACATGGAGGAGAACTTGGACCCTTTCTTTCACTGA